In Panthera leo isolate Ple1 chromosome E3, P.leo_Ple1_pat1.1, whole genome shotgun sequence, a genomic segment contains:
- the LOC122210308 gene encoding thyroid receptor-interacting protein 11-like, whose protein sequence is MAATATACRAPAGQLGGRPGLATSLPPEVEEAAAAVAAATAAASAALGRSSALAASLPAAPPAWGARGRAGRRAPEQVGGSVASFTDRISEVIKDVRMEGTEKTSAPGANSDEQNEIYKLQVTIRELEQNRNEAIDDHQLEKAVLQNVYQQTLAEIRRRYHPKAKGYEKRIKELENLLEKDDSVLRAADESVIEDMQNTIQVLQTEKVESTRKIEELEDTVKYINNKLSSVESERDALRREWDRVNEEKKERTEECESQPSALRPSDTVTEKERVLSESTAVEEVSGPRQVLSDAEKEMTPRCSLTQGDNLIGDDLKLEGRVYVLEQESSSGQGREALQLALWKVSHEQEVIERTAPGGVNVDSEVEHFRCNLEADGQKSTQGRTEKELPTAELGQLDGQKQTTRPRVLMRGQLSEQQNEGNGINGKVEHDLNDEKGACPFEDEQMDTAEELDAQNEESPQSQSAVNDLHRSDPSQIRNLNIPKENAELKEDIKQEEEESARAEKEPAPSLNQDSDNTVEDDSLKGRETTVRKLQQSLSEMEELNGNLKKAACNLKVENGKLVLELEDVRRRLEETTVCNHKNSLEKKSITRALKIEKGQLIVKLCRAEKKLLEKTAKYEQAIKELTNTYKLSKSSSQLEQECLIQRSQEKDDEILQLKKSVEQMDADHRETKEMLSSALEEHKRLTRLIKEKEICIEKLERRPELQELLEKYGQVLRENEILQQTVEEQDICLASTREENEFLQDELECLREDSQTVPVVDPQTQDRIMELECEVYQLNAERVCLEDEIKQQQNIIEDQRQGKLQWLRALQDQKRKIDDLTRQHEQMNIKHAQLLSAKDEEIKILQDTIEEMKTQILKKPSTFLQNILTFFK, encoded by the exons ATGGCGGCGACAGCGACGGCCTGCAGGGCTCCGGCCGGGCAGCTCGGGGGACGGCCTGGCCTGGCTACATCGCTTCCCCCCGAGgtggaggaggcggcggcggcggtggcggcggcgacggcggcaGCGTCGGCGGCTCTGGGCCGGAGCTCCGCCCTCGCCGCGTCACTTCCAGCGGCGCCGCCCGCCTGGGGCGCGCGGGGCCGGGCTGGCAGAAGAGCGCCAG AGCAAGTGGGTGGCAGTGTGGCTTCCTTCACTGACCGCATCTCTGAGGTCATCAAAGATGTGCGGATGGAGGGAACCGAAAAG ACTTCAGCACCGGGAGCGAATAGCGACGAGCAAAATGAAATCTACAAACTGCAGGTTACCATCAGGGAACTTGAACAGAATCGAAATGAGGCCATCGATGACCATCAACTTGAAAAGGCAGTACTGCAGAACGTCTATCAACAGACACTGGCAGAAATACGTCGCAGGTACCATCCAAAGGCAAAAGGCtatgaaaaaagaatcaaagaactGGAAAATCTGTTAGAGAAGGACGACTCTGTACTCAGAGCAGCTGATGAGTCTGTCATTGAGGATATGCAAAACACCATTCAAGTGCTACAGACTGAAAAAGTGGAGTCTACCAGGAAAATTGAAGAACTTGAGGACACCGTAAAATACATCAATAACAAATTATCTTCGGTAGAAAGTGAGAGAGACGCTTTAAGGAGAGAATGGGACCGggtaaatgaggaaaagaaagaaaggactgaAGAATGTGAATCGCAGCCTTCCGCGTTGAGGCCAAGTGATACAGTGACGGAAAAGGAAAGAGTTCTTTCCGAGAGTACAGCAGTGGAAGAAGTGTCTGGACCGCGGCAAGTGCTGTCCGATGCGGAAAAGGAGATGACGCCACGGTGTAGCTTAACCCAGGGTGACAATCTCATTGGAGACGATCTGAAACTTGAAGGGCGAGTCTACGTTTTAGAACAAGAAAGCTCATCAGGTCAAGGACGGGAAGCACTTCAACTGGCACTTTGGAAAGTGAGCCATGAGCAGGAAGTGATTGAACGTACGGCTCCAGGAGGTGTGAATGTGGATTCAGAAGTAGAGCATTTCAGATGTAACTTGGAGGCCGACGGACAAAAATCCACTCAGGGTAGGACCGAGAAGGAACTCCCAACAGCAGAGCTGGGGCAGCTCGATGGACAGAAACAAACTACACGGCCCAGGGTTTTGATGAGAGGCCAGCTATCAGAACAACAAAATGAAGGCAACGGCATCAACGGCAAAGTGGAACACGATCTCAATGACGAAAAGGGAGCTTGTCCATTTGAAGATGAGCAGATGGACACAGCTGAAGAGTTAGATGCGCAAAACGAAGAATCACCTCAAAGTCAATCGGCTGTTAATGATTTGCATCGGTCAGATCCGTCGCAAATACGTAATTTAAACATCCCGAAGGAGAACGCTGAACTTAAGGAAGATATTAAACAAGAGGAGGAGGAATCTGCTAGAGCTGAGAAGGAGCCAGCACCGTCTCTGAATCAAGACTCTGACAATACTGTTGAAGATGACTCACTTAAGGGGAGGGAAACGACGGTTAGAAAGTTGCAGCAAAGCCTTTCAGAAATGGAAGAGCTGAATGGCAATTTAAAGAAAGCTGCTTGCAACCTCAAGGTGGAAAATGGAAAGTTGGTTTTGGAGCTTGAAGATGTAAGACGTCGGCTGGAAGAAACTACTGTCTGTAACCATAAgaattctctggaaaaaaaatctattacacgggccttaaaaatagaaaaaggacagtTAATAGTAAAATTGTGCCGGGCTGAAAAGAAGCTGTTGGAGAAAACAGCCAAGTATGAGCAAGCTATTAAAGAACTGACCAACACGTATAAGTTGTCTAAGTCGTCCTCCCAGTTAGAGCAGGAGTGTTTAATTCAACGCAGTCAAGAGAAAGACGATGAAATACTACAACTCAAAAAGAGTGTTGAGCAGATGGATGCCGACCATAGAGAAACTAAGGAAATGCTCTCCTCTGCTTTGGAGGAGCATAAGCGATTGACACGActtattaaagagaaagaaatctgtatCGAAAAACTTGAAAGAAGGCCAGAGCTCCAGGAGCTATTAGAGAAGTACGGCCAAGTCTTAAGAGAAAACGAAATTTTACAGCAAACCGTGGAGGAGCAAGACATTTGTCTTGCATCCACgagagaagagaatgaatttctgCAAGACGAACTGGAGTGTCTGCGAGAAGACAGCCAAACTGTACCTGTGGTCGACCCGCAAACGCAAGACCGTATCATGGAACTGGAATGCGAGGTGTATCAGCTGAATGCAGAAAGAGTTTGTCTGGAAGACgaaatcaaacaacaacaaaacatcatTGAGGATCAACGCCAGGGTAAGCTGCAATGGCTTCGTGCTTTACAAGACCAGAAACGGAAGATAGATGATCTCACACGCCAGCATGagcaaatgaacattaaacacgCTCAGCTCCTTTCAGCGAAAGATGAGGAGATTAAGATTTTGCAGGACACAATAGAGGAAATGAAAACCCAGATCCTTAAAAAACCCAGCACATTCCTACAAAACATTCTGACTTTTTTCAAGTAA